TTATTAGGCTTAGGAGTAGACGTTCTAGGTATAAGTAATGATGACCCTAAAAAGCAGAAAAAGTTTGAGGATAAAAACTCTTTGAATTTTCCCTTACTATGTGATGAAAATCACTCTGTATCAGAATCTTATGGTGTGTGGGGTGAGAAAAAACTCTATGGTAAGGTCTATATGGGTTTGATTAGATCATCTTTTTTAATTGATGAAAATGGTAAGATTATGGAGTCTTGGTATAAAATTTCTCCAAAGAAAACTATACCTGAACTTTTTAAATACTTAAAAAAATAATATATGGAGGCTATAATGGCAAAAAAATTAGAAATTTATAAATGT
Above is a genomic segment from Thiospirochaeta perfilievii containing:
- the bcp gene encoding thioredoxin-dependent thiol peroxidase; amino-acid sequence: MSMKLEKNTNAPFFELKNQDGNTVSLDDFKGKKLFIYFYPRANTPGCTTQSCEVRDFREELLGLGVDVLGISNDDPKKQKKFEDKNSLNFPLLCDENHSVSESYGVWGEKKLYGKVYMGLIRSSFLIDENGKIMESWYKISPKKTIPELFKYLKK